The sequence GCATAAAATCGTAAAAAAGAGCAAGAAAAATAAAGGCTTGCTCTAGTAGCCTAAGAAAAAATCCATAATAATAACAAGCGCTGCCATAAGGCAGCGTTATATTTAAATTATCAATTCCACGGAGTTCGGAATGAGAAGTCTTATCAAGATGGAACAGTTGTTCAATCGTATAGGCGATTTATTAGGCTGGCTTGCCAGTATTCTATTTATCCTGCTAGTTATTAACGTTGTATTTGATGTTGTCATGCGCTACGCATTTAACGACGTATCCATTGCTTTCCAAGAATTAGAATGGCACTTGTTTTCTGCTGTATTTTTGCTTGGTGTTCCTTATGCTATTCGTTCTGCTGGGCATGTCCGAGTAGACATTGTGTACGAAAGATTGTCTGTCAAAGTTCAATCTATTATCGACCTTATTGGCACCCTCGTTTTTCTATTACCTTTTTGTCTTTTGGTTGGTTGGTTTGGAATCGACTTTGCAAAAGAGAGCTACGCTCTTGGCGAAACATCAGGCGATCCCGGAGGGTTACCATATCGTTGGGTGATTAAGGCACTTATCCCAGTTTCATTTTTTTGTATGGCATTCAGTGGCGTTGGTCTGATACTGAATTCTGTTAATAACATCATCAGTCCTAAAAGGGCTATCCTAGATGCTAACGGGGGCGAATCATGATCGGTATTGTAATGTTTTTCGTAGCGCTGCTGGCATTGTTACTTGGTTTCCCAGTTGCATTTACCTTCGGTGGTATCGCATTCCTATTTGGTACGTGGGCGGAAGGCATCGAAATGTTTGCCTTTATGCCATATCGAATACAGTCGATTATGGAAAATACCGTTTTGATGGCGGTTCCACTATTTGTATTTATGGGGTTGGTTCTACAAAAAACTAAACTGGCGGAGCAATTATTAGAGTCAATGGGCCGTTTGTTCGGTG is a genomic window of Vibrio algarum containing:
- a CDS encoding TRAP transporter small permease subunit, which codes for MRSLIKMEQLFNRIGDLLGWLASILFILLVINVVFDVVMRYAFNDVSIAFQELEWHLFSAVFLLGVPYAIRSAGHVRVDIVYERLSVKVQSIIDLIGTLVFLLPFCLLVGWFGIDFAKESYALGETSGDPGGLPYRWVIKALIPVSFFCMAFSGVGLILNSVNNIISPKRAILDANGGES